tattaatataaatatatttatttaggtattacactatatgtaaaattgtgtaaaatgtgtaaattgtatataaaaacagaTTATTGTAATGGTTTACATTTTTAGCTGAGATCAATTCacatattgtgtatttgtatattatattaatcaatattttattttaaaaataatttttatatgttgattttatgaagaaaatatttgttttaaataaaataaataatttttttttatttattttattcattgtgtGATAGTATACAAGTACTCAGTACCTAttctaatattgaaaaatatatttaatgtacttttaatttaattttagacttgtaataaaacttgtttataaaaataataaataattctctaCATACgcataatatcgtataatagtaggtacaagctgtcaattatattaacaaatcaATAATTCTAAGGATTggttgaaaaatgtaaacaattctATTTGATTTCAAGAAGAATGAAAATAACGTCAACTtcgctaaaaataaaaaaataataataataattcttgaaaacatttcaaatgcatccttaacttaaaattacataatgttGGTGGCAGATGATGTCTGAATGGTTTTATTCAATTGTAGGAATATCACACTAATGGCACTCCGATTGTGATGAAGGGTTTTGAAATTGTTCATCTTTTATTccctttttttatacacagttTTCTTTCTTACTTCACATTTTCAGAGGAGTATTGAAAAACCATtggaataattcataaaagcTTTTTGGTTGTAGTCCAGtgtagctttttttttttttttaccaaaataaattcTCTTCTTTTATACGACACATCGGAGACAGCACTTAAACCTATTACCTAAGCTTTTACATACaattggtaatataataaacaattggtaatatgtattataaactatacgttatacgttttaaatatttaagcaaagctgttaaaatttattaaaaataaattaaattttagctaagcatattaattaatatctataaaaaaattacctttcATTTTCTTGTTaagataaattagattttaaaatttaaagtatgcaGTATgcttgtgttatattattaaacatttgaattgTTCAATTCTCATGGCTTTGCTTATATTTCAACTTGATTCGAGTATCTTGGCGTAGAATCCTATATCTTTGTTCagggtataaatataatctaattcactaacattttattaaaatcgctTGAATAAAGTAACCTGAAACttaaattgcatttaatatcaaaattaaagtatgCAAAAATTCCCGTATAAGGCAAAATGATTCGTTAATTCTCCAAAAAACTCAAATATTTATCCTTTCGCTTATTTTgtacagtattttaaatttaaatttcaaataatggaCTAGAAAATtagagaatattaatatacctaatactaatGTATAGATGCgcattatatatgtgtatactaGGTGCCCTAGTTATAAACAatccttatatattatactcatgaTTTTCTCTatgataaatagttaatttttttaaatattataacattatagcaagctatgcatttataaatatagcgaCAAACATGTACAATGAAACAGCGTTTTTTTACTACTAAGGCACtaacgtattttataacatagacATAATCATAAGATGCTAGTTGACGTAATTtcccataataaaaaaataacttcacaataatttttttaatttattgtaaagcttcaaattattaaacttatttactgTAGACCagattatttaactttaataccagttatacataatatgtgtgtttttttggtGTACatgctatttaaaaatataaaaaattattattatatattatcaaaattaattttcattccCATTTTtacatagaatatttataaaatgtttactaaatttaggttaaatatgttattttacagtttttgttttaatttttttttttctataaattcgAATTCTATAGGGATGTGGTTAACCGAAGGAATTTCGTTTTGTAAATGGAAatctaatatgtttttgtgcATTCATCTATATGTGGTTCCCATtggttctataaaataaaataattatgcatatatactggcaattatactgtattatattatgctattttgtgataataaacaatacatatcttataaaataggtatataacaataaattttatttaataactacttATAGCTCCACCGCACTCTTGTTTACGGACACAcctagtaaatattatgaaaatagatACAccttaaaatgataaatatttaataagtcaaAACTTAAGTGGTAACACAAAAAAACTCAGgcagtaattaaaattagaaaataattatttttttgtagttatttttgatacatatttagtatacaactgaaattttactTATGACGCTTACTAGTCACTttacatatttcaatttaatttcacaaatattgtactaataaatgttaacaaacataacgtatagtaaaaattacacgtcataataattagtattagatACTCTTAAAGTGCTTCAAGTCCTCAAATAAAAGCGCTCTTTTACAGAACTCGAAATTTGACGCACGAAGCCTCTGAGCACTAAATACGCTACTGAAAACGACAGCAcacaatagaaaatttaaatttactaatctTTAATCTTCAAGTATTTCAAATTGATTACACCTTAAATCAAGTAAGAATGCTTTTGGTCTTATAATAAAGCGTtacatatttcttataaaaaatcacatttcGAAGAAGtttattccaaaaatatttaattatatttttaaatataacaggtacgatttaaataatatctatatataatttttgaataaaagtttttataaacctcaatttatgtaaaatataagtagaatattactatatatatatatgtgtgtgtgtgtgtgtgtgtgtgtgtgtgtgtgtgtgtgtgtatattaatGGATGATAATGCTGTTGATACTAacaaatatacacaaattataatggaattgcaattacaaattattgttataaagagtaaaatataatgaatactaGTGCCTACATTACATgataattgtgtatttatatataaatttaagttttttcttagaattgtttttttttttttttttattataatggaaaaaaaactcataatatatagtgtaaaatcagatgaaataataattaatgatacattatgcagtgtactttatattttatatgcttattaaattataattttcaattttcatataaaaatatgcaatccATACCTTGAGGTAATAGGTAAATAGGTTaggtaacctaacctaacctatagtAACaaagaaatagaaatatacCTAATCTATTTTGAAAACGAAGTAACCCACTGATTATACCGATCACAActgtgatttaaataaataatttttttttatataatattttattaatatatctacttaacttaaatttgtttataatgctttagattaatactttaatgtatAACGATACCTGCAGATCGCTCGAGTTATATTGGAGAgtttctaaaatgtttttattagatgATTAAAGTGAGAGTGGTTAACCTGTTGtgaaaacgtttataaaatggTTTCGCTTcttaatgtacatatttaaattattttaaatcaaaaaaatattccattactattttaaaacctatgttattaatatttaaatttgaatatcacagttaattttttgttttaaatcctTAGTGTGTGTAGTTTTGAgtattgaacttaaaatgtttacgtaattattataagtatctatCTACTTAAAGAAATCAaataagtatagaaaatattaaattaaaatttatattttaatgatattttgaaattgttataataataataagtaggtactaaactatattatataggaaaacttgaaattatttCACAACTGTAgttatttctgtttttatttttttcacactgtgtattattatgattaacgaaataattttagtaataataatacgctgGTAATAGTATCAAGATAAACGATAAATGCGTTCCTTGTACTGcaagtttttttagtttttatataacacaACTTTTCAGATgcatgttaaaatgttatgtataagacatataatcaatagtattattttgtatgtataaatataatattttaatatggtaatatattatattataataatgatagataTTCACTAACACtcagtataataggtatgaatactacttttaaataataatgttcatgTTATATGCATTGCAGTGATTGCAACGCGCAATATTACgtgttgtaggtacctatataggctATAGGTAAGCAGTATTTCCTCTCGATCTCATTAGTGGCATTATTAATGCTGATAATTATTCTGGGCATACagaacagaaaaaaaagtCGTTACTCGGTACTAACATGGGCGGGGCTTTAAACCTAGGGGCGAattgaagaaatattttaatggagGGTTAGCACTTATTACGCGAACGGGCAATGCATTCGTTTGTTGGCACTTGCGtggtatttttattcactATATGTTTGTAGCTGGTAAAATTTCAAAAGGAAATTTCGAGTGGTGTCTGGGGGTCGAGAATTTTTATGGGCACCActcaaatatacatatattcttatacttttttatttataaaattcaaataattattatatataaaaaaaaaaaatgatatgaacataataaaggcataggttttttttcaacgacatactattatagctaaggtaaaaaacatgttttttatttttaaaactatatttacaatgatattataataaatagtacaacTGTACAACATATTTAGTAAACGGCATCTCTAAAAGAGCCAACatagtaagtattatttagattaataatttaataacgtcTAGAATATTGATTATGGTACGGTGACTCTGATAAAATGATTTGGGTTCCCGGCTTTCGGCGCAAACCTCAGGttaacttgatttttttggCCTCCGTTGACTGTCAAAAACGAGTTCCAGTCCACATAGAAGTACAAACCATTCTTAGGTCGGTCGGGTCCAGGTGTAATTATTTCATCGATTACGGGTGGATTACTGGCAGTCTCGCCTCCACCAAACGATTCGGCCAATTGAGATAGACTTGGATTTGTATCAGCTACCGTAGAAGAATCTCTTGCCGCATTAGCGCCTGCAGATGTTACTTCTACCGAAGTTGCTTCCGAAGATGAATCGACGGATGCAGATGTCACCACGGCTTCGGAGGACGTTGCGACAGACATTGATTCTTCGGTAGAAGTTGTGATATTCACTGTGGGCTCATCGCTCGTTGGCTGTTGACGTTTCACGTCATTTTTGTTCTTTTCCAacagcatttgaagttcatcGGTGGACAGAGGATCAGGTGGATTCGGTGCTTTATTCAAGGTCTGAGTCTCTGGAACAACAGGCGAATCTAGCAGATCAGAATCGACCTCTTTGGAGTTATCGTCGAAGAACACTTCATATCCGTTAAAGCCGTTGTTATCGGTAGGCTGATCAATAGCAGATATGGCTTCCGTTATGTTTTCTAATTTCTTTTGAATGGCATCCTGTGACAATGAAATAGTATTGTTATCGTCGGCCAGCAGTCGTATATTTGCCACTATTTTTGCTATCCGGTTAATATCTACAGTTTTGACGTTGGAGTCGGACGGATTGAACACATGGTCCCCCCGGTTTGATGCACTTTCGAGCAGCGGTTGAAATTGCGATATGTTTACTTCACTATTGCCGGTTTCAGCTAGAattgatttcaataatttttcatccACGGTTTCTGTAGCTGTGACATCGTCGTTTCTCCTCTGTGATTCGTTAGAATTTGTATTAATCGATTTACCCGATTTCGGATTATCTAATAGTCCGAAATTGTTTAGAAAATCTTTCATATCATCGTCGATTTTCATATTTCTGGCTTCGGGGATTTTCTTGAACTTAGTATACGCATTTAAATCGACAGAAGGgccgatattttttttttgtgcattCCTTCCTTGCATTGCTTGCAACATAATCTCAGTTCTTTTATCATTTGTTAAATTGCTGTCTGGCGCTGTTACAAATATAGTTGGTGTGGACGACGGCGGTGACGGGTCTGTTTGCTTGTTTACGCTCATTGGATATCCATAGTTAAGTGGTGATTCACCATTAGGGATTTTTGGTACAGAAGTTTTACTGTCCGTGACACCGTTATTCATTTGTGGCATTGGCGTTTTTGAATATTCAGAATCGGGTTGTGGTGTAACGTAGTTAATATCTTTCTTCACgtttaatgcattattatctGAACGACTTACTCGagagttttttgaaaaatcgttCAAAAAATCTAGGACTTCACCACGAGTCATTTTTGGAAAACCAGATGattccaaatatttttgtacgcCTTCCACTGCAGAATCGAGTTGTTGTCCGTTTAACGGGAAACCACGTACCAGTGAAACAACGACTAGCAACAGTGTAAAAACCTAaaacaagaaataaaaatattattagatttgttaataaattaatatatttaagcgGGAatcgtaaaaacaaataaaacgaaGGTTGAAAGCGGATAAaagtagttaatataattataatataaataagtataattataacaaatcgAACGACCttgaagtatattttgatCACATTGACCATGTTAAGTCGTTTATTTGAAGtgtgattaattaatattgtagtaggtatgtatgtatgtgttgatgagagtatattattaataagtacctgACACAAAATTAACTTGACAGTTGAtaagtctatatatatatatatatatatatataatatatattataatataatatacgagtatagttAGGTACtgatattcttaaataattatataatatatattttaaaatatttaatgaaaacaaaaagttaCAATAAGTTACTCtcaatatttaagaattatgcattataactcaagtaatttaaaatgaaaacagaagtttttattgtaggctttaaacattaatttatcaaaatcctTAAACTCATatcaatttcataaatattgaaaactaatATCTTTAAGTAATAACCTTGTttagttgttattaataatacaaagcaAATTACTttaagaaaaacataaaagttgtatattgtatatacatagacaatattttttatttgtacgcgaatgtatattaaactgtAACTATCTAGCActtaccaataatattaaataaaatactaatataatttgatattcaatattcattcaTTGATgtacacttattttaataaattacattaaaaaacgtGTCTGTTTAcgtaatttgttaaatatgtttaaaaatattaatttgaatcaaAGTCTTATTTGGTTATACTTTACATGTCTGAATACAAACATTGTAGCACCATctacacattaaaaaagaagttcaataaaataatattataaaacaacgaGATGAATATAGTAACGCCATCTCGTGGTAAACTGCTTGCTATTGTTGCTTGTAAATGTCATTCCTAGATgtcagtaatattataatattttaattaaaataacattattttaacccttcttaaattattacgataatattacgtatttagTTAAGACAAATATTACATCAGTAAACATAGTAAAGCTTAAATCTtgctatgtaataaaatagatatttacaacattaaaaaaataatacttgtataataattatgagttataattatactattaattttgtattatgtatgtaggCACTTTTaatgaagataaaaaaaaaatccaatagaAAGGAAGTGAAAAACTTCGTTAAGTGGATAACCGCTCTGCTATATAATAGGACATGTCAAGTGTACATCGGCATTGAGTAGGTCATTGTAATAGAAACgtaaattcaaaatagttttttatgagcgtttgaagataaaaatatgttgacaaataagaaaaaaagatttttttgtcAACTTGTTTTACGTTAATAATCCCGTATTTCTTAATTGTTTTTCCATTCCATTAGAAAAacgataagaaaaaaattataaatctattaaagtAACTACCAGCTTCCGTAAtatgctaataataaaataaattattataatattacataacaatatctaaaaatgtacaatatgaaatatatttataataatatagggtGATAGACAAGGCCGTAGCCAGGAGTGGTCAGAGTTCAACCCCTCCccaccgattttttttttttgaaataagacTGAATAGTtagaatttcatattttattacataatataacatatttatacattaacacctcccaaaatatttttctggctACGGCCTTGGTGATAGATTGTCATagcaaagaatattttaacgtattaacaataatttatcattgacttgaaatttaatatataagtatattacacTATTGTCTACTTAAGTAACTTTTtccaatgaaaataatacgtaCTATATAGCAGTGATTATCTAATTTCTCCTGATTATTTAGATTGTagaacgatataatatattgtattaatgattgactgatgtgtgtgtgtgtgtacagtgtacagtGCTATGATAAATAGTTGATAAAATGCTACTAGTCTCATATTTGAGAGTGGTTTTTGATTAAACGTTTAGCTAGTTTATACTTAGGAgaggtcaaaattaaaaatgcacagtattttttaaaacacattaaaaaaacaaaaaaaaaaaattaaagaaaaacggAAATTTTTATGGAGAACAAGTTTTTGACAaagttgattttgttttttggttgTAAttcgaaaaacaaatattcgtagattttttttattttcacttaaattttatattattattttctattgatgatataattttcaaaatattctgatTCCTTTTGAGTGTTTATAATGATAagaaatttcgattttttttttttttttttgaaaaaaaattctataaatatcgTACAACATTAACCTccccataaatttaaattaaaaattagttttgtcAAATAGTTATTAGTCAATTGGTTATtagtatattgaatattggaTATAAGATGCTCTTGtatctgtataattattataaaaatacttggacgataggcacaattttttttttgtatatatatttaaagttttaatgtttacaatattcttcaaaattacaaaaatgtactatttatattttttttataatatataaatttaaataaatagtaaataatataagtactaagtaatatatgtatattgattttcaattcaaatattaatggaacgtgaataaaaaatttacaattttagacattttaaaaaaaatgatagagAAGCCATACTAGattcatttgtaaaaaaaaatagaaaactatattattttaaaatacatattttttagtctCATTATAAAGAGTTTTCactatttatctttttttatatatttaaatttaaaatttaagtatacgtATGAGTAAATCagtatatgcatattatagaaACCTATGTCTAAAAATCACGCTTActttttgtatagtattttgggtaattttatattttcaattgcaaagtttttttgatatgcaataaaatatttttaaatatcaacccCCTCtaatattatggaaaatttCCGCGTATGGGTATGGTATAaacatcgtatattattataggtaattaaattgattctgttaatataatacaaacaatgtttttggaaaaattaaatcaatgaaaataaagtaaattacaGTAGCTATATCAAaacacctatacatatatatatatgtaatatatattattatttattaataatatagcccTTCAGACTGTCCCTTCTCAAAaacgttttttgtatacaacattgatatattattgaattgaaatataatgcGCTCATTACAGTGGCTCATAGAGTGGTATCCaattgctaattttttttttacgattactTTAACAAGTAATATTTCCCTATGTAAAAaccatatcatattaattacctGAAACTTCTCTCAAATTTGGagcatttttttacttaaaattgtagttAAACACATAACAATGTatagagtaaaaataaaaacaacactaCACTATTGCactaatacatttacatttacatttattgctctactcaaaatctaaaatgttttagtaAATACAACTTtcacaatgttatatttaatacctatattaacctatacattagtatatatattatatattcttaaatatttcttgagaaatgaaacataaaaagagaaattttagaataacCTTCTCTGCCAACAAGTTAGCTGACGAAAGTTATTCTGCAAGAGaacttaaataagaaaaaagtatatttacatattattatatgttatatataaattataacgtcaaagataaatgtaaaaattgaaatgaaaaatgtaacattaaataaatatatttttcattaatcatAAGGCtcattaatatcaattttatatcaatatggtttacgtttattttaaaaaattaattctttatttttaagaaatgtatttgtaCGTTAGAGTTAGAACaacaaactaataaattttctaAGAATATAGTCATAGTGCATGTTAAACGGTGTCCTGGGGtgttctgatttttttttttaaatagtttgaacATTGAAACTCCATTATCTTGTTcactttttagttataatatactatagagtatattatttatattatgttttcctatataaatataatatgtacatttttagattcatataatacttcaattttatcgttttattataaacctacaacatttttacttaactATAGTAAACAGAAAAATTCGTAGTACATATAACTCGTCTAATCTTAAAACAATCAAACTTTAtaagatgttttattttattttaaaatctttaactaTCTACTAATagttattgtaattgtattgAGACTTTAATTGtaagaaattttataattttaaaattccattAATTTGATACTTAAGAGAAAAATgccatttacttttttatataatcaggaaaaaaattaaaaagaaaaagtagACAACCAAATATCTAGTTCAAACTTTGGTTTAAAatgcaaaacatattatatgtaagaaCTTCTAAGAAGCCTTcacatacattaatttatattaaaattaaaattgaacatttcaaaaatccaTTTCACCTATCATGGCTATACTCAATGACGAGTAACATTCGATATCTGTCTGTCACCTACTATATAACAGCTGAGCAAGTTTTACAgttttgtttgatttaattaattgaagcGATAATTAGAACTTGCCGaccttcttttaaaattatgttaaggagatttatatataatattatattattctataaatgtttattaatgatttacttTAACTAAAGAGtacatatttgaaataaaatgtcataataattcgttttaaatttttttccaataatattttatattgaaaataatcgtttgtattattttaaataacaaacttaTTATGAATCATACTaagcattaaataaaaaaaaaatgttccaattattttctttcattaatcaaaatgtaaaaaaaaaattgtatagcagcctataatattgtttgaacaattaataaatcagttgttttgttatatattttagacaaaatagcatagaaaaatattttgtaacagCCAGGGaacgttaaattttataaatgcaaaTAGTGTCAATAAGCTGGCAATAAAGTAGTATTGGTAAGTACAGAGCtattatacgtcataatatgtataatagtgtCATTTTAATGACGGTCATAATAGTTTAGACCAGACATATTATTGCGATAAAACA
The DNA window shown above is from Aphis gossypii isolate Hap1 chromosome 2, ASM2018417v2, whole genome shotgun sequence and carries:
- the LOC114127043 gene encoding uncharacterized protein LOC114127043 gives rise to the protein MILTRTPSPLHPRRLNTVFTLLLVVVSLVRGFPLNGQQLDSAVEGVQKYLESSGFPKMTRGEVLDFLNDFSKNSRVSRSDNNALNVKKDINYVTPQPDSEYSKTPMPQMNNGVTDSKTSVPKIPNGESPLNYGYPMSVNKQTDPSPPSSTPTIFVTAPDSNLTNDKRTEIMLQAMQGRNAQKKNIGPSVDLNAYTKFKKIPEARNMKIDDDMKDFLNNFGLLDNPKSGKSINTNSNESQRRNDDVTATETVDEKLLKSILAETGNSEVNISQFQPLLESASNRGDHVFNPSDSNVKTVDINRIAKIVANIRLLADDNNTISLSQDAIQKKLENITEAISAIDQPTDNNGFNGYEVFFDDNSKEVDSDLLDSPVVPETQTLNKAPNPPDPLSTDELQMLLEKNKNDVKRQQPTSDEPTVNITTSTEESMSVATSSEAVVTSASVDSSSEATSVEVTSAGANAARDSSTVADTNPSLSQLAESFGGGETASNPPVIDEIITPGPDRPKNGLYFYVDWNSFLTVNGGQKNQVNLRFAPKAGNPNHFIRVTVP